The following proteins are encoded in a genomic region of Mustela erminea isolate mMusErm1 chromosome 3, mMusErm1.Pri, whole genome shotgun sequence:
- the LOC116586620 gene encoding transcription factor BTF3-like, translating to MKETIMNQEKLTKLQAQVRIGGKGTARRKKRVVHRTATADDKKLQFSLKKLGVNNISGIEEVNMFTNQGTVIHFNNPKVQASLAANTFTITGHAETKQLTEMLPSILNQLGADSLTSLRRLAEALPKQSVDGKAPLATGEDDDHEVPDLVENFDEASKNEAN from the coding sequence ATGAAAGAAACTATCATGAACCAGGAGAAACTCACCAAACTGCAAGCACAAGTGCGCATTGGTGGGAAAGGAACTGCTCGCCGAAAGAAGAGGGTGGTTCATAGAACAGCTACAGCAGATGATAAAAAACTTCAGTTCTCCTTAAAGAAGTTAGGGGTAAACAATATCTCTGGTATTGAAGAAGTGAATATGttcacaaaccaaggaacagtgATCCACTTTAACAACCCCAAAGTTCAGGCATCGCTGGCAGCGAACACTTTCACCATTACAGGCCATGCTGAGACAAAGCAGCTGACAGAAATGCTACCCAGTATCTTAAACCAACTTGGTGCAGACAGTCTGACTAGTTTAAGAAGACTGGCTGAAGCTCTGCCCAAACAATCTGTGGATGGAAAAGCACCACTTGCTACCGGAGAGGATGATGATCATGAAGTTCCAGATCTTGTGGAGAATTTTGATGAAGCTTCCAAGAATGAAGCAAACTGA